ATTTCCGTCAATGATCTAATGGTCAGGACGTTATCTTAATATTCTTGCAATATTGATAAGAGCAAACAATGCTACTGCATCAAAACTGACATACGTAACGTTTTTTTCTACAAAGATATTACATGGCGACGTGATGTCTGAAGTGTGCGTCATAAACTATTGGCAACTACTTTCGAACACTCGAAATAcgccattttaaaaaatagaggCAATATTTTATCAGAAGTTACAAACTCGGTGTCAAAACATGTTTACTTCTTCATCTGGCTGCAGTAAAGTTGCGCTGATTGATTACGAGATTTATGtgaatagtttattatttcttcCATTTTGTTCACTATTTTCGTTCAGCATTTAGAAAGCTATCATATTTaacaatcaataaattaaatataatatcaaatgcaatcctataaaattatgaatcaCATTGATTTggtataataaatttgtataataattgattgctagtatatatttgaaaaaaattattgccaCATCatgcaacattttttttttaattgtactcTTCTTTTAGTTGTTGGAAGAGagggtatatatatttatatatataaaagtattaattgtATTACTTCGATCAACTTTTTTGCAGTCGAATTTCATGAAATCTGACCGCTAGTCGATGGAAAAGTGGAAATTTCCTGTATTTCAAACagaatttagtttttattcatttttggtTTGTACTGTTCATGTGTAGTTAAAGTGAAAGATTAGACTTGTTTTCCAAGAGTGGgggcaataattttttttctgtgtaacaATGGATTCcatggtaaatttattttctttattgataattgaaaaagctttattatttttaaattagttgTGGAATAATGAATGCATTATTTATGCGTAATGCTTTATTAGATACATATTATGATTCActtgttataaaaatacatacaaTGTATATTTACATTGTGGTTTATTTACATGGGATACTCTTACACGGTTACACTGAGATTTTGATCTACGCCTAATAACGACAGTGATTTCCGCTCGAGCCCGAGGCATGGCCACCCATGTAAGTAGTAACCATTCTCGTCACTACTTAACATTTTGGTGATCGCCAGAGCCATACACTGACTGCGCGGCCATTACTGTCGCTATAGAAGGCTAATTAGTaatcacaaaaattattaattaagaacAGTAAATCACGTTATATTATAATGTAATATTTCTTCAAATATTTTCATGCCAGAGGCTTTAATCTAAGTTTTTTTTCCCTATCATCATCACAAAGTTTTTCAATGAAGTCGCATATCGTATTCCCTGCGCTTTCATTCAATTCTTCCAGGTGCTTCGCTGTTTCATGAAATTGAGTTATTGAgtcttttatttgtttattggcCGTCGTATTTGTCCCACTATCATTTAATTCCTCCAGGTGCTTTACTGCTTCACGAAGTTGAGTAATTGTGTCATTCATTCGATTATTGGCCGTACATATTGCTTGAAGGTCACTCCAGTACACTCGATCCGGCTCTAGCCAAGATGATAAAGTaggattttgatggttgactGGAGGTTTGTTACCTTCCTTAGTAGATGGACGATTGATACCTTCCTCAGTAGATGGAAGTTTGTTACCTTCCTTAGTAGATGGACGATTGATACCTTCCTCAGTAGATGGACGTTTGTTACCTTCCTTAGTAGATGGACGATTGATACCTTCCTCAGTAGATGGACGTTTATTATCTTCCTTAGTAGATGGACGATTGATACCTTCCTCAGTAGATGGACGTTTATTATCTTCCTTAGTAGATGGACGATTGATACCTTCCTCAGTAGATGGACGTTTGTTACCTTCCTTAGTAGATGGACGATTGATACCTTCCTCAGTAGATGGACGTTTGTTATCTTCCTTAGTAGATGGACGATTGATACCTTCCTCAGTAGATGGACGTTTGTTACCTTCCTTAGTAGATGGACGATTGATACCTTCCTCAGTAGATGGAAGTTTGTTACCTTTCTTAGTAGATGGACGATTGATACCTTCCTCAGTAGATGGACGTTTGTTATCTTCCTTAGTAGATGCTCGACTTTCGACCCCATCCAGTTTTTGCAATACCACTCGGGGCTGTCGTTTCGGCTTCATAGACTTGGTTGAAAGTGGCTTCCTACCAATTCGCTTACTACGTCGTAGAGTCCGTCCCATTTTTCTTGGTTTGTGGTTTTTGGCTAATAAAAGCAAAGGCTCTTCTGCGTttgcttattttatttttgatctgGACCAAtccacctgaaaaaaaaaaatttcgtagtTTTATAACAACTATCAAAAAAAGTACATTCTGACATTGCGTTCTGGGAAAAGTTTATAACCGACCGAGTCATAACAAAATCAAATGATAAACAAGTATTACGTTTTTCGTATAAATATAGACGCGAAACACCCAAACAGTGCCTCAATTATCTTCTCGACTATAATGTTATTGCATATCGGTGTCGTAAGAAATGAAAACCCTCATGGAGTCTAAAAAGAAGTGCTCATATTCAATTCAAAAACAAATGTTATATTTTAAGATGCATAATTCAATTCGTTCTATTTTCAAGGCTACAAACTCTATGGTTTTTTATCGTAGGGACAGCTCATAAACTTTGACAACGAAAGGCTCAAAATCCCAGAAATAAGAGGTAGAGAATGCATGACAGTACACGGATATTTTTCCCACTTTCTTGATAGAAATGAAGGGAATTGAATGTAAGGAGGTGtaaaagttacaaaaattCCACTGTACACACTTATTTCAAGTCAAAAGGGCTtcaatttaagaaaaaaaactgaaacaCTTACCTCCACACAAACAACAGTAGTTGGATTGATGACGCACAGATCACAGTTGTAAATActcagaatttattttaatcaattatttatgagCTTCTGTAAACAACGCAAGCGTTCGCCGCCGTGCCCGATAATGAATTCGGTCAACGCATATAGTGCGGACTGTTCAAGGTCGTTTTTCTCTGAAATATCTCGCTTTGTCTCTTTCATGGATGACGCAATAATCACTAACGAAGAAACAATGATGTGTTATACAAACGTAATATAACTtggaactttttatttataaaaaaagatatactttattaaaatactcATCAACGATCAAGAATTTTCCATTGAAATCATATCTATTAAACGATGCGcaccaataaatattttatacatacagctaatAGTATTTCACTCTGAAACCAGGTGTGTATAAAGTCGAAATTAACACACTTGCCGaataacattgaaacgccataagcaatctatagatttttattaatacacCGTGAAACGTGTTTCAAGTGAcaacaaaaaactatagttttgtttatggccttaaacatagaacacattcaatatgtgttaaaataatacactcgtaacacacttggttttagagtgtttGTCTGATAACTATACAGCACTGAGAGTCGAATGAGGAGCAAAGTTTTATGTAATTTCATTCTCAATTGGCTCGACAGTTGAGTGGAATGGCAGCTGCTGATTAATTCCATTTAAGGATGATTAGACTTATTTCGAGTATTAATTAGTGGTTAGAGTAAAATGAGGAGGAAAAAAAcacaatatattatgattCTTATATTTCCATGTATAATATGATACACGTCAATTAGTAGGCGGAAAAATCTTATCAACTTACGCTAATGAATCCttgaaaattgattaaataaactaatactAATACCCGTAAGCTTttgtaacaataaaatattgatataaTCTATAAATACATTCATTTATTACATTTGAATCTAATTTCTTGCATTTTATTACGTATACTGTTTAAAATAGACTGATTGGCTGTTTTAGGCCACTTACTGGCTTGGGCATACTGTTCAACGTAAGTCAATAAAACAGTTCTTGCATTTTCATCCAATCCAGGCCTTACATGTGTCCCATCAATATCGAATGCCTTAGCTCTAACGCCAGTTAAGGAACATGTATACAACGCACTCTctgtaaaaatttctactaacAATAATCGTGCTAGTGTTTTGGAATTTTTGGCTAGTCTTTTACAATTGACGAGTTTAACAGCATTGATATACACGCCTGTATGTTCTATAAGTTCAACAAGCCCTGGTGCGTACTCATGATACCTCAAAGTCCATTTTGagtcatttttatcatattcaGGTGGTAAAGTAAGTGTGCGAGATTGAAATCGTTTTCTTTTCACATAgtcatcaccatcatcattatcggcatcattttcatcatcattatcatcatcatcctcACCATCATTATCAGCACTATCATCAATTTCTTGTTCGTTTCTTTCGGTTTCTCTTCTTTTGATAATTCCTATTTCAGCTTGTGTTCGTTTTAGCACTTgtcttttttttccaatttctttttcttcacgTTCTATCTCTTCTACCACCGGAGCTACCGTATCTTTTATTGTAGTATTCAAAGGATTATAACTTCCACTATAATGTCGATTATTTATACCATCCATCAGTTTTTCTAAGTACGTACAGTGTTGAACAAGTTCATCGTACGTATGATCAAGGAATAATAAGCGTTCTTCAAAATGAAAGTCACTGGCGTTTTTAATCTGACCTGGGTTGCCAGTATCCGAAATTGGTTCGCGAATTATTATAGCATCCAATGATCCATTTGTTAATTGCGGGCCATCATGATTCGCTGGTGATTCATTTCTTGCTATGCCTTGTGCACCATTATCATTTTCAATGGAATCAacattatttaatgtttcatCGTTGTTTTCTTGTCTACCGGTAACTTCATACAGATAATGTTCCGTATTTAATAATAGCTGTTCGCCATTTAATGATTCAGATAAGGTATCCGTCTGTTTTACGACCTCATTATCAGAGTTAATAGTCTCAACTCCATTGGTATGTTTTTTATGAGTTGCGATTTTTGTACTGATCGCTGCTAGCTGTTCTGATTCGGGTTCTATGTTATAGTTTGATGGAGCTTCAGATACTTGAGGTTTGTTTACACTTAGATTTGACTGAATTCGCTTGGACCTTCGTAAGCTTTTCAATATCTTCGACACACCATCGTCTGGAATAAACATCGCCATAAATTTCAAAGgaaacataataaaaaaagtataatttatacaaGTATTATGATAAAACGAAGAAACTTACCATTATTGACCGGCCCTGAACAGCtttgtttgttaattaatttttctgtgaGTGTTTTGATGTATTTTTCTGCGTCTTCGTAAGAATCtggaaaaacaaaaacaaaaaatatttacatactttcaaaatcaaatactTCAATCTCTGATATCAATATTCTAATGTAAATGttattcaattcaaaaatagCCTTTGATATTAAACGACAGCTACTCTAAATTCTGTTCAATTTAATCTAATACGCATGTCTCATATCTCGCTCGGTACGTAGTCTAGGAGTACATagaattatcaattaattttgttgttaCGGAAATACACCCACACATATGACATCAATTGAAGAAATAACAAGTGATAACAGAAACGGATGACACTAGAAGTCACTAATTTAGAtatgtgttattttttatttgatatcattttttactttttgctCACTTTAAGActgatactaattttttcacaaaagtctgttttaaattataactttaaatGGAAGTCATTACACACTTGAAACTTAGCAATTTACTCACCAGTGCCATATTTAACTTCGGCCACGTAAATTGACCAAACATCTGAGAAAACCTCACCATCTTCAACacgtttttttgttattgataaattttcaacGGGAAATTTAGTAACAACTGCTTGATCCACTATTTCACGTAACTGAATCCAAGAATCCGGAATGCAAACATATTGATCGATGTCACAGTATGGCGGATCCAAAAATTCCACAACATAATATCGGTAATCCCTCTTTATAtccatctaaaaataaaagaaacgtTTTATTAGTCAAAGTCATTCGAATAgacacacacatacaaacGACTTGCGCAACCGGATATTGGATGTTGAATAACTCTCACCTTTAGGTACAATAAGCAGAATTAAACTGATCGTCAAATGGATTACACTGCcgtattacttttattatttttactataaaatccTTTGAATGGATTTGAATAGAGCCCGCTATTATTAACTAAACGGCAACACACGTGTTACAACCAAGACGCTAGAGGGCCTACTGATTTTGCGCCATGGCGCTTCGGCGCTATgtatcgactttttttttatcgcaaaTGTACTTTGCGACGTAGTTACATTCAGTTCATTCATCCATACAAAACATACTCTTACATGGTAGCAATTTAGTTAATGGCTCGATGACATGTTCACAGTACTAAAGTTTTTGGGTGATTTTTCCTAAAAATAACCTGCGTctactatttaatttatttgaatttatgtaACCTCATTGTTCTGAAACCACACAAAAGATTCACTACGCGCATGCGTCAGTAAGTGCCACGTGAATAAACTTTTGGGTTAAGGGGAAGTCTCGTCAAAAATCTGCATAATGTATTACTGGGAATTTTAACTTAGTCACATCTTGAGGAAATCGTATTGTAGAACaaggtaaataaatataaatgttatttttcctCGACGTAGgcggaaagtggcaacttcgttttgcgcAGCGGGACGAAAGATGACGCTTTCTGCCCGGAGGGCTCGGCTTTGCCTCGGCCAAcgattacatgtgatctgagacatttcttaatttactgccctaggtgtgtaatatactattttaattCGTCATACATAGACTAACAATAAAGAAAGAGATAAgtggaaaattttcttaatgaaaatataccgaaaaatcgaaaaaataatatagacAGCTTAGaccgggattcgaacccagaTCCCTTCGCTGTTGCCCTGAGTACTCTCCTACTTAAGTTATCTGACACTTAAACTATACCGAAGTACAGTTTCATTGCACGCCTCagaagcgaagcggagaggttgtgctttataaccgacctgtcaaggtcacacgatttccactcattaaagtgcatatattttttttctattactcttacacattatgaaaagcacatcaatataaagctgaaacactaataaataatcctgatactttttttaatttgtctaatatgtattaatataaaaaaaagttcattaaaaaaaatttatcgtggacgtccattagtctgtggttcaaaaaaacggcgtggtacggatatctcgagaacgacttgacgaaactacttaatttttttttcaaaattttcagaaataagcaaagaaggttcctttcgaaaatcactactgtaggccttctcgttttttttaaaaataaatcattacggttaaaaccggcaatcttacatgtaaacaaacacacactgccgccatttttcattaggaatgttctccttatttattttttttttacttttattaccgtatatttaccatggaaatttctatgggaaaagagcgggatgttcaattttattcgaaatttaacttttaaaaaaaaacataacatgagctttcgaggcgtgcacttttggattttccaaattttttttaatctatcgGTTTTTATCTTATCAAAGTAATGTGGGGCAAGTGTGCACTGTGGGTAATTGTGTGCAAACCGATTCATTTCGGATTGAAATGCATGAGtttgcgcacacttacccacTGCGCACACTTTCCTCACATGACTCTACCcatattattataactaaGGTTGAATGTATCAATTGggtataagtaaaaataactcaaaaacttaTTGATAAACTTTATTGTATCACTCTATAAAgcgaattaattaaacaaatcaaGCTTTTCTTAAGTCTAGGATCTTAACAATAGAACATTTAACACAAGAAACAATACATTACTTAAAACAACCGTTCATAACCATCATTGTCATTGCAAGTGAATTCAGGAGCTCTCGATAAATCTTCAATTCTGATGATTGTAATTCACTAGGCGTCGATTGTGGTGATTTCATTTgtgaaaaatgtaaatttaaataattttgcatGGTTCTTTGATagatattattatattcattGCACATCGAAATAATCTTGCGTAAGTAGTTTCTATCAGTGGCatcaatttctttttcttgGAGATTGAACAAAGATTGCTGTTGATTGTTTTGAATGTACAAATCAATGTAGCTTAGTGTATTGAGTATCATTGGACGTATTACTTGTAAAAATGTGACCAAATTCAATTTAGCAGCTGTACCAGCAGATCCCGGGTTATTCGTCGAGATTTTTGCTCCAGTATTTTTATTCCGTGACGCAAGATCTGGATTACTATTTACCGGTGTTTCTTTGCCTAGTAATCCAAATTTTTCACTTATGAATAAGAGCGCGTCGTAGAAATCTTCTGTAAAATGAaaggtttataaaaaatcatattgcCTTCGATGATTATGTGGTTTAACCCTTTCCCGGTTTGGAGTCTTGAGGAGCCTCGTTGTGAGCTGTGTGGGGATAAAACTAATCACAGTTCTTAGTAAGGCTGTGTGAGTATCGGTTCAATCGTATTAGTGCCTACATGCTCCCCCTACTATTTTTTCTGCCCCTTCTCTGCTAAATACGCTAGCGCTCTCTCACTTCAAAACAAAGAGATACAATCCGGATTAAGAAAAGGGATTTCAGGTTAACCGGGAAAGGgttaagaaaagtttttttcttacCAGTTTGATACTCCACTACTCCTGCAGCGTCTACCCAATTATTTGATGGGGTCTCATTGTTGAGAATACGATTCGTTGTCAGCGAAACTTCTTCCAAGGGTGGATACGCAACAACAACATTCTCGTTAAAACGATTTCTTATCCAAGATTCCGGgacacataaatataaatttccgGCCTCGGTGTAACATGGTTCCGTGAATCGAAccacagaaaattttttttgactgtaTTGAGCCATTAGGTCAAGTAAATGACAAAGGACACGTCCAGACTGATGCTACGTTCAGTTGCGAATGAATAACAATCGGTTTTCcggtatatatatagagcCGGCTCCTAGATAAAACTAAACCAGAACCAGTAATTAACAGATGGGTTTTTTAGTTGGATTTCCAGGAAATTAGTCACAAGTTATCGCAGTGTATTTTGATACTTTTGTTATGTCGCAAAAgtaattattcatcaaaatccataaaatttaatgtgtGTTAGTTTTTATGACTCAGTTCTGCGAAATATCCAAATAGGCatataaagaaaatgaatgcaataaaatttttaaaagtattttaatcaACACCGTCGAGGATTTCATGCTTAGTTTTTAACAATTCGATATAATATATCCTTATTAAgttgtacacggaaaaaaaattctaccaaaatttacgatgttaacatcgtaatctcggactagacttttattaacgtcaatttttaaatgttttatttcaaaatttattatgtgggttatattttttactatttaacatcgtaattttaacgaagacttttaggattaaaaattactgcaaaaattacaatttaacatcgttaaaaaaaataaataaaaattacactttaaaaactatatttattcgtacatttaatatttctatttactttttaacaaaataaatattacagtgctgcctctgttataatacgatggaagctataaaaagtacgatgttacatcgtactttttaaatagtaactgGGTCCTCCGCAAGTCGTTTATATGGATCTTATAAATAACTTATAGTGTAGGCCCTTCAGTGGTCGAGTGGTCCAAGGCGTCGGACACTTCGCACTCGAAAGGactcgggttcgaatcctactgcagaacgattattattttaatcttttatttaaaatttctcttcaaattttacgatgttacatcgtaatttatattaaagagcttaagacttcgtattgtttgtctgaagtattatttcttaaatgaaatttccaaccctacatcgtaaaaattacgatgtgaaaagtctagtccaccaatacaataattaataggacaaattacgatgttagcattgtaaatttaactagaatttttttccgtgtatttcAGTCATGAGTAGTAGCTagcaatcaaattttttttcacttcttattttactttaatctATAGAACTAGTGTATAGTTGTCCCAGTAAAGGAATGAGATTTTGTTCTCATAGATTAGCCTACAAATTCCATTCTCCCACGATTAATTTCAATCCCATGTTTTCTCTAGGACGACTATACCAATCCGAAACGCCTTGTACATGGTTACGGTAATTTTACGTCACTACAGCTTAGTCATATCGAAAATTACGCAAAAAATGACGTCAAAGCGTAGACCGTACAATCATGAGTCGCACCATTCGTAGCATAACACCAATGTCCAATCAGCTGTTGCACTAATAGATCCAGAGGTTTTTTATGACAGCACTGCTTCCAATTCTTCGGGCATCATCGTGGACAGCCGTACCTTCTCTCGCTGATTTTGACGTTCAGATTTATTCAACATCACGAGGACTCGAAGCGCCACCTCCAAATCATCTATAAAAGCAAACCAACGAATTATAAgcatttattacaataaaactgTTTACGGTTCGTTGCAAATAAACTACGCACCAGTTACCATGGCCGAAAGGTAAGTAGACTTACCGTTCGAACTTGATAACCGACCAGGCATGGGTTCGAATCCTAGTGTCTATCGAAAAAATCGGTTCTCTGAGATTCAACCCGCCgccaattttacaaaaatccGAAAGTCCTAACATGACACCCAACAATTTGAAGTTGCTAGTGACTCTGGCAGTTGATGCGACTTTAgagaaattgaagaaaaaaaaataaaacacagaaaaatatacagtttaaatttgagtttttaaaaccccATCCAAAACATTTCATAGAATCCATTAGAATGGGTCAAAAGccgcatagaatcctatagacGTATTGGTTTTTAAGTGGCTTTTGACCCATTCTAACCCcattcaaaaattcccatagaatccaatcaaatgcgacaaaaaccgcatagaaaccaatacagtctataagattctatgcggtttttgtcgcagttgagtgaattctatgggaatttttgaatagggaatggattctatgggatgtTTTGGATAGGGaatggattctatgggatgtTTTGGATAGGGaatggattctatgggatgtTTTGGATAGGGaatggattctatgggatgtTTTGGA
The DNA window shown above is from Microplitis mediator isolate UGA2020A chromosome 1, iyMicMedi2.1, whole genome shotgun sequence and carries:
- the LOC130671750 gene encoding protein PFC0760c-like, producing the protein MDIKRDYRYYVVEFLDPPYCDIDQYVCIPDSWIQLREIVDQAVVTKFPVENLSITKKRVEDGEVFSDVWSIYVAEVKYGTDSYEDAEKYIKTLTEKLINKQSCSGPVNNDDGVSKILKSLRRSKRIQSNLSVNKPQVSEAPSNYNIEPESEQLAAISTKIATHKKHTNGVETINSDNEVVKQTDTLSESLNGEQLLLNTEHYLYEVTGRQENNDETLNNVDSIENDNGAQGIARNESPANHDGPQLTNGSLDAIIIREPISDTGNPGQIKNASDFHFEERLLFLDHTYDELVQHCTYLEKLMDGINNRHYSGSYNPLNTTIKDTVAPVVEEIEREEKEIGKKRQVLKRTQAEIGIIKRRETERNEQEIDDSADNDGEDDDDNDDENDADNDDGDDYVKRKRFQSRTLTLPPEYDKNDSKWTLRYHEYAPGLVELIEHTGVYINAVKLVNCKRLAKNSKTLARLLLVEIFTESALYTCSLTGVRAKAFDIDGTHVRPGLDENARTVLLTYVEQYAQASKWPKTANQSILNSIRNKMQEIRFKCNK
- the LOC130675411 gene encoding uncharacterized protein LOC130675411 is translated as MAQYSQKKFSVVRFTEPCYTEAGNLYLCVPESWIRNRFNENVVVAYPPLEEVSLTTNRILNNETPSNNWVDAAGVVEYQTEDFYDALLFISEKFGLLGKETPVNSNPDLASRNKNTGAKISTNNPGSAGTAAKLNLVTFLQVIRPMILNTLSYIDLYIQNNQQQSLFNLQEKEIDATDRNYLRKIISMCNEYNNIYQRTMQNYLNLHFSQMKSPQSTPSELQSSELKIYRELLNSLAMTMMVMNGCFK